The Phoenix dactylifera cultivar Barhee BC4 unplaced genomic scaffold, palm_55x_up_171113_PBpolish2nd_filt_p 002934F, whole genome shotgun sequence sequence ATTTCGAAATGTTAATCGTTCCAAGCTTGAAATCTAGGAagaatcttctatcactttctagATTATCGACGAAATTTAGTCCTTGGACCTCAAATATAGGCATGTGGGATTGAGATTGAGATTGGACCATGCATGGGTCCATGTAGGAGTTGGCCGAAATATGTCCATTCAAAAATGGTTCAATCATGATCCAGTTAGGGAAAATTGAGACCCTATCCAAATTTGTATCTGAATCGACATTGACAAGTTATCTATCCAGGTCCAGTTTTGAGAACCAATCAATGCTATGCCCGAACACCACCCGATTCTTTTGCAAAATTGCTTGCGATGTATAGATCATGGGCTTTGGTAGAGGTATCTATGTGGGCTTGAAATtttattacaatcaaataaggCTGCCAGTGGACCTTGGTCTCGAAAAGGCCCGTGAACAAATATTCTATCTAGATATTTACTTTAGATAATTGGATACGGGGAATTTCCACTGCAAAGTGCTCTCAACCCCTCATCCCCTATCTACCTATCTACATGGGCTATGGATGGGAgcggctttctatctctctatGCTGGGACTTAGCTTGTTAAACTAATTAATATGTTGGAACTAGAGCTGATCATGAGCTGTGTTTGGGACAAAAAAAGATCAATTTTTAAATAAGCCCAGCCCAAAgtttaataaaaaagaatataatTTAGGCTCGAGGCCCGGCCTATGATTAGGAGTTAATATATCAcattttaatttctttattaTTAAATTTAAGTGCTATGTTTGGTTCACCATAGAGTTactttagtttatttttatatatatatatatatatatatatatatatatataaacaataAATAGGTGTTGCCTcattaattataatttgagCTATATATTGCCTGATTCTCGCAATTTTATTAGCCGAAGACCCTTTTTAAGCCAAAAAACATAagatattcaaaatatttttttactactttttttcttaagaaaattttaaaaatcaagaaaaaaaatctttttttcaaTCATTTTTTCTCATTGCCCTTTTTAAGATCTTCAGCCTTTGGTAGAGGGATCTATGTGGGCTTGGAATTATATTGGAATCAAACAAGGCTGCCAACGGACCATGGTCTCGAAAAGgcccataaaaaaaatatcctaTTCTAGATTTGGCCCTTATCTCATCGAAAAAAGCCAATCCgaaagtattatttagatttattGATTCCGCATAGGTTACCAAGATCTATCTAGTGAATAACTGATATGAGATTAAACACACGTCCGTACGGATCATTATATATTCTCTCTATTTAAGCTCTGGCATCCTCGCTAGGCAAAGGATCAAaatctatttaaatttaatcacaaataCTACAATCAGTTCTGGTTAGCTCAAATATAAtcatgctgcagtgtctcctattCCACATAGGTCATGGGCCGAATCTGCTCTGATGCTATTTTGTCGTAATCCaaaattttatctaaaagtaataatcggaaggtattatttaaatttttggatCATATATAAGCATTCAAAATTTATTCAGGAAATAATTAatgtagaactaaacacatgaCCCATATGCCGTCACACTAAGGGCCAGCTTTATTGCATGTAGTTAGATATCCGGACTCAGCTCGTCACAGTGGAAACTCACTTCAAGTATTTTGTTGGTCCAAAATGAAGCTAAAGCGGGTTTTTGCAGCAACCCAATTTTGAGCGGATGGTTTAAAAGGGCTACGGTCTAGAGGGAGTACAAAGCCACTTTAATAAAGTGGGCTATCGTTCAgcccacttgcactaaattcAATAGATTATAGATAAATCTCATGGAGCCGACACTGTGATTAAGTTTGACTTTATTAATAGAAGTAATTATTAATTATTGCAATCTTGTTGATTAAACCTATGCTTCAAACATAAACTTAATTTGAACTTGTCTGAGATAGCTGCCGTCAGCTCATCTGAGTCTTATTCCTGCAAATTGCAATATATTTGATTAATATAAggatcagcattttgaaaaagaaaaaaagaaaagaaaaggataaaaaaGGAACCCACCATAGAGTTGAAAACAAATAATAGAACTTACAGTAAAATAAACAAAATGTTTTggacaaaatttaaaattatcgaaTAACATATATACTTATGCATGTCAAAACCAATGAAGGCAAACCACGGATATGTGAAAAAGTTTGTAACTAGTACGAGAAGTCTTTAGTGATTTGAGGAATTCTGCAATTCATCTGACAACTTCCCTGGAATTAACAAAGTGTCATGCAATAAAACTAGCATCTTGCTTGACCCAGGAGATGCTTGGAAGCTGCAATTTGTGCTGTAACCCAAGTAGTTTCCCATGCATCTTCATGGTTCCATTGTTGGGAGCTGTTTCTCCACGTCTTCAAATTAATCGCATGCGGCCTAAGTACTTTTCAAGGTCCAATGTCATATTGTGTTGGTCCAGTTCATTAGTCAACCCTACTGAATGTTTTACACAAAGTTCAGAATCATTTGCATCTGCAGCTGGACCTCAGTACAAGACAGGTCATGAAACATCTTTTAATGGAACACAAACCACCACACCACGGCTGTTCTCAAATGAAAATGAGTACTCATCCACCCAATTCTTGGGAGCCCAAGGTTGTACCCCATGAACCAAGGCTTGGAGAGCGCTAGTTCGTCGGACATTGGTCATAATTTTAGAGACAAGGAACTCTTGTTGCCCCCCTCTACTAGTCTCCATCTTGATGACAACTCATTGACTCTTGTGACCACCTTAAGTGAGACATATCACCctaaaatcaaattcctgcgtGCTCTCTCTTTTGCAAATAATAAAGGGTGGAAAAAATGAATTCATTTCTTTTCAGTAGATCACACACCCAACAAACTTTGTCCTGCTCTTCCAAAAAGTCTAAAAGACAACCAAGAAGTGCTCTTTGACCCACCCCAACCAACCAACAAATCCACTCAACACCAAAATCCATTATATTCCCATCAGGCCGGCCATCACGCAAACCTTATCATCTCTATATCCCTACTCAGTCCTTGCAGCAACTATTGGAGTGAGACATGGCTCCCATTTCTTCCTTCatattcttcctcttctttcctctcctcaCACTCTCCCTTCCCTCACCTTCGAATTCTCCTCTCATCCAGAAGACTTGTAACGTCACAACAAGCTACAATCTTTGCGTCGCCACCCTCCAATCTGATCCCCGTAGCCTAAAAGCCGATGACGAGAAGGCCTTGTTGACCATCATTATCGGCATCGCGATCTCCGACGCCGCGAACACGTCCTCATATGTCTCTAGCCTGACCAAGAAGAACGCTGGAGCAACACTTAACTCGATCCTACGAGCTTGCGGTGGGACGTACAGAAACGCCGGCGAGGCGCTTCGGTCGGCCGCCGATGCACTGGCCGACGAGAACTACGACTACGCGTACGTGCATGTGAGTGCAGCCAGGGAGTACCCAAGTACATGCAGTAGATTGTTCCGGATGTACCCGAGACTGAAATATCCAACCAAGATTGCTCATAGGGAGGAGGGCTTGGAGCAATTCTGTACCATTGCATTGGATATTGTCTCTCTGCTTGGTTAATATGATGTCTTTTGGAGAACTTCTTCTAGTTTCCaattcctttcttctcctttaaTTAGCAGTGCAAAGTTTTGTGGGTAGTGTCTTGCATttgattttctctctctctctcgctcgctcgctctcgCTCTCTTGGCTTTGTTAGTGGCGTTTGTTATTTGT is a genomic window containing:
- the LOC103704881 gene encoding pectinesterase inhibitor 28, which codes for MAPISSFIFFLFFPLLTLSLPSPSNSPLIQKTCNVTTSYNLCVATLQSDPRSLKADDEKALLTIIIGIAISDAANTSSYVSSLTKKNAGATLNSILRACGGTYRNAGEALRSAADALADENYDYAYVHVSAAREYPSTCSRLFRMYPRLKYPTKIAHREEGLEQFCTIALDIVSLLG